One stretch of Amycolatopsis tolypomycina DNA includes these proteins:
- a CDS encoding FAD-dependent oxidoreductase, whose product MTRVLVIGGSDAGISAGLRVHELAPDVRPLLVVADGYPNFSICGIPYHVSGEVSDWRSLAHRTRADLENAGLDLRLNTRAVAVDPDARTVTVTSDRGQEQLVYDQLVIGTGAVPIRPPIEGLNQLGPADGVHLLHTMDDTFALTATLDRSPRSAVVVGGGYIGLEMVEALRTRDIDVTLVERLPQVLSTVDPELGALVADELRAHDVDIRTGTLVHRIERTTAGLKVSGSNGFEKRADVVLVVVGVRPDTALAETAGVKLGVRGAIAVDRGMRTNVDGIFAAGDCVHTYHRLLGQDVYLPLGTTAHKQGRVAGENALGGSREFTGSLGTQVLKVFDLAIARTGLRDHEAVGFRPVTVETVADDHKAYYPGARPIHLRITGDADSGRLLGAQLVGHRDSAVHKRVDTYAAAIHHAMAVADIEDLDLSYTPPLGSPFDAVQTAAQAWVRQAG is encoded by the coding sequence ATGACTCGTGTGCTGGTGATCGGGGGCAGCGACGCCGGGATCAGCGCCGGCCTGCGGGTGCACGAGCTGGCGCCGGACGTGCGGCCGCTGCTCGTGGTCGCAGACGGCTACCCGAACTTCTCCATCTGCGGCATCCCCTACCACGTCTCCGGCGAGGTCTCCGACTGGCGCAGCCTCGCCCACCGCACCCGCGCCGACCTCGAGAACGCCGGGCTGGACCTGCGGCTCAACACCCGTGCGGTCGCCGTCGACCCGGACGCGCGGACCGTCACGGTCACGAGTGACCGCGGTCAGGAACAGCTGGTCTACGACCAGCTCGTCATCGGCACCGGCGCGGTCCCGATCCGCCCGCCGATCGAGGGGCTCAACCAGCTCGGTCCCGCCGACGGCGTGCACCTGCTGCACACCATGGACGACACCTTCGCCCTGACCGCCACCCTGGACCGCAGCCCGCGCTCCGCGGTGGTCGTCGGCGGGGGCTACATCGGCCTGGAGATGGTCGAAGCGCTACGCACCCGCGACATCGACGTCACCCTCGTCGAACGGCTCCCGCAGGTCCTGTCCACCGTGGACCCGGAACTCGGGGCGCTGGTCGCCGACGAACTGCGCGCGCACGACGTCGACATCCGCACCGGCACGCTCGTGCACCGCATCGAACGCACCACCGCGGGGCTGAAAGTCAGCGGCAGCAACGGATTCGAGAAACGCGCAGACGTCGTGCTCGTCGTGGTCGGCGTCCGCCCGGATACCGCGCTGGCCGAAACCGCCGGGGTGAAACTCGGCGTTCGCGGCGCGATCGCCGTCGACCGCGGAATGCGCACCAACGTCGACGGGATCTTCGCTGCCGGGGACTGCGTGCACACCTACCACCGGCTGCTGGGCCAGGACGTCTACCTGCCGTTGGGCACCACCGCGCACAAACAGGGCCGCGTGGCCGGCGAGAACGCCCTCGGCGGCAGCCGGGAGTTCACCGGGTCGCTCGGAACCCAGGTGCTGAAGGTGTTCGACCTCGCCATCGCCCGCACCGGGCTGCGTGACCACGAAGCCGTCGGCTTCCGGCCAGTCACCGTCGAGACCGTGGCCGACGATCACAAGGCCTACTACCCGGGCGCCCGTCCGATCCACCTCCGGATCACCGGCGACGCGGACTCCGGCCGCCTGCTCGGCGCCCAGCTAGTCGGGCACCGCGACAGCGCGGTGCACAAGCGCGTCGACACCTACGCGGCCGCCATCCACCACGCCATGGCCGTCGCCGACATCGAAGACCTCGACCTGTCCTACACCCCGCCGCTGGGCAGCCCGTTCGACGCGGTGCAGACCGCTGCGCAGGCTTGGGTCCGGCAGGCCGGTTGA
- a CDS encoding helix-turn-helix domain-containing protein produces the protein MNVEWTPELRARAQVHAALGEPARLAIVDRLVLGDASPTELGQDLGLPSNLLAHHLKLLEQAGVLERSRSEGDRRRTYLRLRPASLAGLRPAGTRSAPRVVFVCTHNSARSQLAAALWRSQSPVPAASAGTHPAARIHPRAAAVARTRGLSLARARTSRLDEVLHEDDLVVAVCDNAHEELGAQAGDRLHWSVPDPARTDTDDAFDQAFADLADRITRLTPAVRLPGAQTDD, from the coding sequence ATGAACGTTGAGTGGACTCCGGAGCTGCGGGCGCGCGCACAGGTGCACGCCGCCCTGGGCGAACCCGCACGCCTGGCGATCGTGGACCGGCTGGTGCTCGGCGACGCCTCACCCACCGAACTCGGCCAGGACCTCGGGCTGCCGAGCAACCTGCTCGCGCACCACCTGAAGCTGCTGGAGCAGGCCGGAGTGCTGGAACGGTCCCGGTCCGAAGGCGATCGCCGCCGCACCTACCTGCGCCTGCGCCCGGCCTCGCTCGCCGGGCTGCGGCCAGCCGGGACGCGGTCGGCGCCGCGGGTGGTGTTCGTGTGCACGCACAACTCGGCGCGGTCCCAGCTGGCCGCCGCGCTCTGGCGCAGCCAAAGCCCGGTGCCCGCCGCCTCGGCGGGCACGCACCCGGCCGCCCGGATCCACCCGCGCGCGGCGGCCGTCGCCCGCACCCGCGGCCTGTCGCTGGCCCGCGCCCGCACGTCCCGCCTCGACGAGGTGCTGCACGAGGACGACCTCGTCGTCGCGGTCTGCGACAACGCCCACGAGGAACTCGGCGCACAGGCCGGTGACCGGTTGCACTGGTCGGTCCCCGACCCCGCCCGCACGGACACCGACGACGCGTTCGATCAGGCCTTCGCCGACCTTGCCGACCGGATCACCCGGCTCACCCCCGCCGTCCGACTCCCTGGAGCGCAGACCGATGACTGA
- a CDS encoding arsenate reductase ArsC, whose translation MTDTEQPRRHDLSIDQQLALRTAATRLHGEFDGVFGTETIEQFLHSSYDQFAGHSTIPNFLPLLAERFARQRLHALAKVEGHHDGKPTVLFLCVHNAGRSQMAMGFFQHLAGDQALAWSGGSEPGHEINPSAITAMHERGINIATEFPKPWTDEIVRAADVVITMGCGDACPIFPGKRYLDWELEDPAGKSVDDVRPVRDEIERRVRGLLDELGVPALA comes from the coding sequence ATGACTGACACCGAGCAGCCCCGCCGGCACGACCTGAGCATCGACCAGCAGCTTGCGCTGCGCACCGCCGCAACCCGCCTGCACGGCGAGTTCGACGGCGTCTTCGGCACCGAGACCATCGAACAATTCCTGCACTCCAGCTACGACCAGTTCGCCGGCCACAGCACCATCCCCAACTTCCTGCCGCTGCTGGCCGAGCGGTTCGCCCGCCAGCGCCTGCACGCACTGGCCAAGGTCGAAGGCCACCACGACGGCAAGCCGACCGTGCTGTTCCTGTGCGTGCACAACGCCGGACGCAGCCAGATGGCCATGGGGTTCTTCCAGCACCTCGCCGGCGACCAGGCACTCGCCTGGTCCGGCGGCTCCGAACCAGGCCACGAAATCAACCCCTCGGCGATCACCGCGATGCACGAACGCGGCATCAACATCGCCACCGAATTCCCCAAGCCCTGGACCGACGAAATCGTCCGCGCCGCCGACGTCGTGATCACCATGGGCTGCGGCGACGCCTGCCCCATCTTCCCCGGCAAACGCTACCTCGACTGGGAACTCGAAGACCCGGCGGGCAAGAGCGTCGACGACGTCCGCCCGGTCCGTGACGAGATCGAACGGCGCGTCCGCGGCCTGCTCGACGAGCTCGGCGTCCCCGCCCTCGCCTGA
- a CDS encoding aquaporin encodes MDQPLPRKLAAEFLGSLLLAALVIGSGIAAQRLSPADTGLQLTENAAATAAGLFALILMFAPVSGAHFNPAVSFVDAAFGGLSWRHALAYLPAQVAGCIGGAILANLMFSASAVSISTTHRATAAHGLSEVVATVGLILMIFSLVRSGRAERAPAAVGAYIGAAYWFTSSTSFANPAITIGRMFSDTFAGIAPASVPLFLGAQVVGGGLALLLVRTLYPGVTAAQAVDVVLPHPAASASR; translated from the coding sequence ATGGATCAGCCGTTGCCCCGCAAGCTTGCCGCCGAATTCCTGGGCAGCCTGTTACTCGCCGCGCTGGTGATCGGATCCGGAATCGCCGCGCAACGCCTCTCCCCCGCCGACACCGGACTGCAGCTGACCGAAAACGCCGCCGCCACCGCAGCCGGACTGTTTGCGCTCATCCTGATGTTCGCACCCGTCAGCGGCGCCCACTTCAACCCCGCCGTGTCCTTCGTCGACGCCGCGTTCGGCGGGCTGTCGTGGCGGCACGCCCTCGCCTACCTACCCGCCCAGGTCGCCGGCTGCATCGGCGGCGCGATCCTGGCGAACCTGATGTTCTCCGCCAGCGCGGTCTCCATCAGCACCACCCATCGCGCCACGGCCGCGCATGGCTTGTCGGAAGTCGTCGCGACCGTCGGCCTGATCTTGATGATCTTTTCCCTCGTCCGCTCGGGCCGCGCCGAGCGAGCCCCGGCCGCGGTCGGCGCCTACATCGGCGCCGCGTACTGGTTCACCAGCTCCACCAGTTTCGCCAACCCCGCGATCACGATCGGTCGCATGTTCAGCGACACCTTCGCCGGCATCGCCCCGGCCTCGGTGCCGCTGTTCCTGGGAGCTCAGGTCGTCGGCGGCGGGCTCGCCCTGCTGCTCGTCCGCACCCTCTACCCCGGCGTCACCGCCGCCCAAGCCGTCGACGTGGTCCTGCCCCACCCGGCCGCGTCCGCCAGCCGCTGA
- a CDS encoding three-helix bundle dimerization domain-containing protein: protein MHQRIDRDTGADRIVNQLAYRYDGLFDRDRIDTLFHDSYDRLAETAHVTVFLPTLAEKLTVQRLDALAQAEGKIAKRVPEILFVCVGNAGRSQMAAALARHHAGTRVHIRTGGSNPHEAIYPEVEQIMTETGLSLAEEFPKPLTNEVLAAADVVVTMGCGEHCPILPGRRYEDWSIDDPADQPLNRIRAIRDDIDHHVQALLAELLPAAI, encoded by the coding sequence GTGCACCAGCGCATCGACCGGGACACCGGAGCCGACCGCATCGTCAACCAGCTCGCCTACCGCTACGACGGGCTGTTCGACCGCGACCGCATCGACACCCTCTTCCACGACAGCTACGACCGGCTTGCCGAAACTGCCCACGTCACCGTCTTCCTGCCCACCCTGGCCGAGAAACTCACCGTCCAACGCCTCGACGCCCTCGCCCAAGCCGAAGGCAAGATCGCCAAACGCGTTCCCGAGATCCTGTTCGTCTGCGTCGGCAACGCCGGCCGCTCCCAGATGGCCGCCGCACTCGCCCGCCACCACGCCGGCACCCGCGTCCACATCCGCACCGGCGGCTCCAACCCCCACGAAGCGATCTACCCCGAGGTCGAACAGATCATGACCGAAACCGGGCTGTCGCTCGCCGAGGAGTTCCCGAAACCCCTCACCAACGAAGTCCTCGCCGCCGCGGACGTCGTCGTCACCATGGGCTGCGGCGAACACTGCCCCATCCTGCCGGGCCGCCGGTACGAGGACTGGTCCATCGACGATCCCGCCGACCAGCCGCTGAACCGCATCCGGGCCATCCGCGACGACATAGACCACCACGTCCAAGCCCTGCTCGCCGAACTCCTCCCCGCCGCCATCTGA
- a CDS encoding cation transporter encodes MSQSPELRGENLLGDTCSDGCCAGPNEVEPERRQVLTRRVRWLVAATITYNVIEAIIAISAGTIADSTALIGFGLDSVIEVASAAAVAWQFSGKDPEARERTALKVIAVSFFALAGYVTVESVRALFGGAPAEESTVGIVLAGVSLLVMPLLSYVQRRAGRELGSASAVADSKQTLLCTYLSGVLLVGLLLNAWFGWSWADPLVALVIAAVAVKEGREAWRGEHCC; translated from the coding sequence ATGAGCCAGTCGCCGGAACTGCGCGGGGAGAATCTTCTCGGCGACACCTGCTCGGACGGCTGCTGCGCGGGACCCAACGAGGTCGAGCCCGAGCGTCGGCAGGTCCTGACGCGCCGGGTGCGATGGCTGGTCGCCGCCACCATCACCTACAACGTCATCGAAGCGATCATCGCCATCTCCGCGGGCACCATCGCGGACTCCACCGCGCTGATCGGCTTCGGGCTCGACTCGGTGATCGAGGTCGCGTCCGCGGCCGCCGTCGCGTGGCAGTTCTCCGGGAAAGACCCGGAAGCGCGGGAGCGGACCGCGCTGAAGGTCATCGCGGTGTCGTTCTTCGCCCTGGCCGGCTACGTGACGGTCGAGTCGGTCCGCGCGCTGTTCGGTGGCGCGCCGGCAGAGGAGTCCACGGTCGGCATCGTGCTGGCCGGGGTGTCCCTGCTGGTGATGCCGCTGCTGTCCTACGTTCAGCGGCGCGCCGGGCGCGAGCTCGGCTCGGCCAGCGCGGTCGCCGACTCGAAGCAGACGCTGCTGTGCACATACTTGTCCGGCGTGCTGCTGGTCGGGCTGCTGCTCAACGCCTGGTTCGGGTGGTCGTGGGCCGACCCTCTGGTCGCGCTGGTCATCGCGGCCGTGGCGGTCAAGGAGGGGCGCGAAGCCTGGCGCGGCGAGCACTGCTGCTGA
- the cmtR gene encoding Cd(II)/Pb(II)-sensing metalloregulatory transcriptional regulator CmtR, whose product MLTCETRESALARLGRALADPTRCRILVALLDGVQYPGRLAEQLGLTRSNVSNHLSCLRGCGLVVATYEGRQVRYALSDEHLARALGELLQVVLAVEPREECVDEPAATKAAAR is encoded by the coding sequence ATGCTGACCTGTGAGACCCGGGAGTCGGCCCTGGCCCGGCTGGGGCGCGCGCTGGCGGACCCGACGCGGTGCCGGATCCTGGTGGCGCTGCTGGACGGCGTCCAGTACCCCGGCCGGCTCGCCGAACAGCTCGGCCTGACCCGCTCCAATGTGTCCAACCACCTCTCCTGCCTGCGGGGTTGCGGCCTGGTGGTCGCGACCTACGAAGGCCGTCAGGTGCGGTACGCGCTGTCTGACGAGCACCTCGCCCGCGCACTCGGCGAGCTGCTGCAGGTCGTCCTTGCGGTCGAGCCCCGCGAAGAATGCGTCGACGAGCCTGCGGCGACGAAGGCGGCGGCGCGATGA
- a CDS encoding NAD(P)/FAD-dependent oxidoreductase, with protein sequence MAAAKSKSEPTRILVLGGGYVGLYTAYGLQKMLRANEASVTVVDPQPHMTYAPFLPEAAAGAIEPRHVVVPLRRVLKRCHVLTARVTKIENEKKSVTVEAADGHIEQLGYDILVVALGAVARILPIPGLVEEGIAFKTIGEAIYLRNHIMTKLDEAASTLDPELRKRLLTFTVVGGGFAGIEALAELEDMTRFAVENYYPNIKTFDIRWVLVEAAGRILPEVRETLGVYTVEQLEKRGIEVYLSTAAKSFENGHVVLSDGTEFDTDTIIWTAGVKANPVLANSDLPLDKRGRLEATAAMQVVGHPEVWTAGDNAAIPDLSRTEEDPTATCPPNAQHAVRQARLLAKNIIKVLRGGKPKDYFHKNLGAVASLGLHKGVADALNLKIKGFPAWLFHRAYHLKAMPTWNRRIRILFDWILGGLFRREVISLGQINNPKDEFARVSKS encoded by the coding sequence ATGGCTGCTGCGAAGTCGAAGTCGGAACCGACTCGGATCCTCGTCCTCGGTGGTGGGTACGTCGGGCTCTACACGGCGTACGGCCTCCAGAAGATGCTCCGGGCCAACGAGGCCTCCGTGACCGTCGTTGACCCGCAGCCCCACATGACCTACGCGCCGTTCCTCCCGGAGGCCGCGGCCGGCGCGATCGAGCCCCGGCACGTGGTCGTGCCGCTGCGGCGGGTGCTCAAGCGCTGCCACGTGCTGACCGCGCGCGTCACCAAGATCGAGAACGAGAAGAAGTCCGTCACGGTCGAGGCGGCCGACGGCCACATCGAGCAGCTCGGCTACGACATCCTGGTCGTCGCCCTCGGTGCGGTCGCGCGCATCCTGCCGATCCCGGGCCTGGTCGAGGAAGGCATCGCCTTCAAGACCATCGGCGAGGCGATCTACCTGCGCAACCACATCATGACGAAGCTCGACGAGGCGGCCAGCACGCTCGACCCCGAGCTGCGCAAGCGCCTGCTGACGTTCACGGTGGTCGGCGGCGGCTTCGCCGGCATCGAGGCGCTGGCCGAGCTCGAGGACATGACCCGGTTCGCGGTGGAGAACTACTACCCGAACATCAAGACCTTCGACATCCGCTGGGTGCTCGTCGAGGCGGCCGGCCGGATCCTCCCCGAGGTCCGCGAGACGCTCGGCGTGTACACGGTCGAGCAGCTGGAGAAGCGCGGCATCGAGGTCTACCTGTCGACGGCGGCGAAGTCGTTCGAAAACGGCCACGTCGTGCTGTCGGACGGCACGGAGTTCGACACCGACACGATCATCTGGACCGCGGGCGTGAAGGCCAACCCGGTCCTGGCCAACTCGGACCTGCCGCTCGACAAGCGCGGCCGCCTCGAGGCCACGGCGGCGATGCAGGTCGTCGGCCACCCGGAGGTCTGGACGGCGGGCGACAACGCGGCGATCCCGGACCTGTCCCGCACGGAGGAAGACCCGACGGCGACGTGCCCGCCGAACGCCCAGCACGCGGTCCGCCAGGCAAGGCTGCTGGCGAAGAACATCATCAAGGTCCTGCGCGGCGGCAAGCCGAAGGACTACTTCCACAAGAACCTCGGCGCGGTGGCGAGCCTCGGCCTGCACAAGGGCGTCGCGGACGCGCTGAACCTGAAGATCAAGGGCTTCCCGGCCTGGCTGTTCCACCGCGCCTACCACCTCAAGGCCATGCCGACGTGGAACAGGCGAATCCGCATCCTGTTCGACTGGATCCTCGGTGGCCTGTTCCGCCGCGAGGTGATCTCGCTCGGCCAGATCAACAACCCGAAGGACGAGTTCGCGCGCGTTTCGAAGTCCTGA
- a CDS encoding uracil-DNA glycosylase → MRTLAQLDAAVAGCRACPRLVSWREGVAGTKAAFRGEEYWARPVPGFGPADASLAVVGLAPSAHGANRTGRMFTGDPSGDFLFRVLHEVGLASQPTSTAIGDGLELYGTRLVSPVRCAPPENKPTPAERDTCRPWLAEELALLRPTLRAIVVLGAFGWQALLPVLAEAGWPVPNPRPPFGHGTVVELGDLRLFGCYHVSPRNVQTHRVTHAMVAAVFRAATSVTAPD, encoded by the coding sequence ATGAGGACGTTGGCCCAGCTCGACGCCGCCGTCGCCGGGTGCCGCGCCTGCCCACGGCTGGTGAGCTGGCGCGAGGGTGTGGCGGGCACCAAGGCGGCCTTCCGCGGCGAGGAGTACTGGGCGCGCCCGGTGCCGGGGTTCGGGCCGGCGGACGCGTCGCTCGCCGTCGTCGGCCTGGCGCCCTCGGCGCACGGCGCGAACCGCACCGGCCGGATGTTCACCGGCGACCCATCGGGTGATTTCCTCTTCCGCGTCCTGCACGAGGTCGGGCTCGCGTCCCAGCCGACGTCCACGGCGATCGGCGACGGCCTCGAGCTGTACGGCACCCGGCTCGTCTCGCCGGTGCGGTGCGCGCCGCCGGAGAACAAGCCGACGCCGGCCGAGCGGGACACCTGCCGCCCGTGGCTGGCGGAGGAGCTGGCACTGTTACGTCCGACACTGCGGGCGATCGTGGTGCTCGGCGCGTTCGGCTGGCAGGCGTTACTGCCCGTGCTGGCCGAGGCGGGCTGGCCGGTGCCGAACCCGCGGCCCCCGTTCGGCCACGGGACCGTCGTGGAGCTGGGCGACCTGCGGCTTTTCGGCTGTTATCACGTATCGCCGCGCAATGTCCAGACACACCGCGTGACCCACGCCATGGTGGCGGCCGTCTTCCGCGCCGCGACCTCGGTGACAGCGCCGGACTGA
- the nfi gene encoding deoxyribonuclease V (cleaves DNA at apurinic or apyrimidinic sites) — protein MHTEDWPSTTEEALAVQDRLRGRVELADDCPELPPTVTGLDVAYDDDGDIAAAVVTLETAGLTVVEERTHRARAVFPYEPGLFAFRELPPLLAALERLDRTPDVLVCDGHGRAHPRRFGLACHLGVLTGLPAFGVGKTRFVGTHADPAAARGSSVPLVDAGEEVGAVLRTREGVKPVYVSAGHRIDLAHACRLTLALTPRYRLPETTRHADRLSRAALK, from the coding sequence GTGCACACCGAGGACTGGCCGTCGACGACCGAGGAGGCGCTCGCCGTCCAGGACCGGCTCCGCGGCCGGGTCGAGCTCGCCGACGACTGCCCCGAGCTGCCGCCGACCGTCACCGGCCTCGACGTCGCCTACGACGACGACGGCGACATCGCCGCGGCGGTCGTCACCCTCGAGACCGCCGGGCTCACGGTGGTCGAGGAGCGGACGCACCGCGCGCGGGCGGTCTTCCCGTACGAGCCGGGCCTGTTCGCCTTCCGCGAGCTGCCGCCGCTGCTGGCCGCGCTCGAGCGCCTGGACCGCACCCCCGACGTGCTGGTCTGCGACGGCCACGGCCGCGCCCACCCGCGGCGCTTCGGGCTGGCCTGCCACCTCGGCGTGCTGACCGGATTGCCCGCCTTCGGCGTCGGCAAGACCCGGTTCGTCGGCACGCACGCCGACCCGGCGGCCGCTCGTGGGTCTTCGGTGCCGCTGGTCGACGCCGGGGAGGAGGTCGGCGCGGTGCTGCGGACCCGGGAGGGCGTCAAGCCGGTGTACGTCTCGGCCGGGCACCGGATCGACCTGGCGCACGCGTGCCGGCTGACACTGGCCCTGACCCCGCGCTACCGGCTGCCCGAGACCACCCGCCACGCCGACCGGCTGTCCAGGGCGGCGCTGAAATGA
- a CDS encoding S10 family peptidase: protein MADTTPEAATETKTPETTEIPAEPTDDIVTTQHTLTVKRKKLAYTAKAGRIVLRKEIVKDGKSEGFKAKAEVFITSYTLDDADPGTRPVTFAFNGGPGSSSIWLHMGLLGPRRVLSGDVDDLVPPPYGLADNPETLLVHSDLVFIDPVSTGYSRASEGGETKDFHGFKGDIESVGEIIRLWVSRHQRWLSPKFLAGESYGTLRAAGLAAHLQDRHGLYLNGLLLISSVLDLGTLRFTEGNDLPYSLYVPTYAAIAHYHGLHGERPLDDVLADAEDFAAKDLPWALARGARLSTQDRAEAVATLASLTGLTESYVDRVNLRIEHVRFFTELLRDRGLVVGRMDGRFTTWEPDGGREHMSDDPSISRVVGAYAAAFNHYVRAELGYENDLPYEIISEDTFKAWSYADFEGRSVSVVDSVSAAMRANPHLQVHVAFGHYDGATAYYAAEHVLAHLQIPEELRENIDTAYYPAGHMMYVHEPTRVQQSKDLAKFVKKASNR, encoded by the coding sequence ATGGCGGACACCACCCCCGAAGCGGCTACCGAGACGAAGACTCCGGAAACCACGGAGATCCCGGCCGAGCCGACCGACGACATCGTCACCACGCAGCACACCCTGACCGTGAAGCGGAAGAAGCTCGCCTACACGGCGAAGGCGGGGCGGATCGTCCTCCGCAAGGAGATCGTCAAGGACGGCAAGTCCGAGGGCTTCAAGGCGAAGGCGGAGGTGTTCATCACCTCCTACACCCTCGACGACGCCGACCCGGGCACGCGGCCGGTGACGTTCGCCTTCAACGGCGGCCCCGGCTCGTCGAGCATCTGGCTCCACATGGGCCTGCTGGGGCCGCGCCGCGTGCTCTCGGGCGACGTCGACGACCTGGTGCCGCCGCCGTACGGGCTGGCCGACAACCCCGAGACGCTGCTGGTGCACAGCGACCTCGTGTTCATCGACCCGGTGTCGACCGGCTACTCGCGGGCCTCCGAAGGCGGCGAGACGAAGGACTTCCACGGCTTCAAGGGCGACATCGAGTCGGTCGGCGAGATCATCCGGCTCTGGGTGTCGCGGCACCAGCGCTGGCTGTCGCCGAAGTTCCTGGCCGGCGAGTCGTACGGCACGCTGCGCGCCGCCGGGCTGGCCGCGCACCTGCAGGACAGGCACGGGCTCTACCTGAACGGCCTGCTGCTCATCTCGTCGGTGCTCGACCTGGGCACGCTGCGGTTCACCGAGGGCAACGACCTCCCGTACTCGCTGTACGTGCCGACGTACGCGGCGATCGCGCACTACCACGGCCTGCACGGCGAACGCCCGCTCGACGACGTCCTCGCCGACGCCGAGGACTTCGCGGCGAAGGACCTGCCGTGGGCGCTGGCCCGCGGCGCCCGGCTGTCCACTCAGGACAGGGCGGAGGCGGTGGCCACGCTGGCGTCGCTGACCGGGCTCACCGAGTCCTATGTGGACCGGGTGAACCTGCGCATCGAGCACGTCCGGTTCTTCACCGAGCTGCTGCGCGACCGCGGCCTGGTGGTGGGCCGGATGGACGGCCGGTTCACCACGTGGGAGCCGGACGGCGGCCGCGAGCACATGAGCGACGACCCGTCGATCTCCCGAGTGGTCGGCGCCTACGCGGCGGCGTTCAACCACTACGTGCGGGCGGAACTGGGCTACGAGAACGACCTGCCGTACGAGATCATCAGCGAGGACACGTTCAAGGCGTGGTCCTACGCGGACTTCGAGGGCCGGTCGGTGTCGGTGGTGGATTCGGTGAGCGCGGCCATGCGCGCGAACCCGCACCTGCAGGTCCACGTGGCATTCGGCCACTACGACGGCGCCACGGCCTACTACGCGGCCGAGCACGTGCTGGCGCATCTGCAGATCCCCGAGGAACTGCGCGAGAACATCGACACGGCGTACTACCCGGCCGGCCACATGATGTACGTCCACGAGCCGACCCGGGTGCAGCAGTCGAAGGACCTGGCGAAGTTCGTCAAGAAGGCGTCGAACCGCTGA